One Spirochaeta africana DSM 8902 genomic window carries:
- a CDS encoding FAD/NAD(P)-binding protein, whose product MPESMLEWLIVGGGPHAVFHSRALLSRGPSTSAPRRAALSPSALQIIDPHPRLMQQWLAQCQACGMQFLRSSSSHCLDTDLRHLRRYARRHGWDASHFLQPYARPSLELFARYSSDCIAEHHLEDRHIQARVVNLAPLSGRESGDGYLATLSGDGSNQQLATRRILLAVGRSLPPLPAWAESLPLDRTAHLLNPQHAHTINNLTAGQRVAIIGGGITGISAAIAIARQRQQHPASPPVALFTAAPPYRNLFDFDPGFVGPKQLQYFDAAPPDLRAAALQQSRNTGSVPPELLQQSHSLAESGAIRIHTQAVDAALAARLAADFDMILLATGLPMQLPPIIKHTADSLGLPLSPDGLPILGDDCSWGKGIYVSGAAAALTVGPAAPNIIGAHLAFRRIHGLRSMRE is encoded by the coding sequence ATGCCGGAATCAATGCTGGAATGGCTGATCGTCGGCGGCGGCCCGCACGCAGTCTTTCACAGCCGCGCCCTGCTGTCCCGTGGCCCGAGCACCTCTGCACCCCGCCGCGCTGCCCTCAGCCCGTCTGCCCTGCAGATTATCGACCCGCATCCCCGACTGATGCAGCAATGGCTCGCCCAGTGCCAGGCCTGCGGGATGCAGTTCCTGCGCTCCAGCAGCAGCCACTGTCTGGACACCGACCTCCGGCATCTGCGGCGCTACGCCCGCCGCCATGGCTGGGATGCCTCTCATTTTCTCCAGCCCTATGCCCGTCCCAGCCTGGAGCTCTTTGCCCGCTACAGCAGCGACTGTATCGCCGAGCACCACCTGGAAGACCGCCACATCCAGGCCCGCGTGGTCAACCTGGCACCGCTGTCCGGCCGGGAAAGCGGCGACGGCTATCTGGCAACCCTGAGCGGTGATGGCAGCAACCAGCAGCTGGCGACCCGGCGCATCCTGCTGGCAGTCGGGCGCAGCCTGCCGCCACTGCCCGCATGGGCCGAGAGCCTCCCGCTTGATCGCACAGCCCACCTGCTGAATCCGCAGCATGCACACACGATCAACAACCTGACAGCCGGGCAGCGGGTTGCCATAATCGGCGGCGGGATTACCGGCATCAGTGCGGCAATCGCGATTGCCCGCCAGCGCCAGCAGCACCCCGCCAGCCCACCGGTAGCGCTGTTTACCGCAGCCCCGCCCTACCGGAACCTGTTCGATTTTGACCCCGGGTTTGTTGGCCCGAAACAGCTGCAATATTTCGATGCGGCACCGCCCGACCTGCGGGCCGCGGCCCTGCAGCAATCACGCAATACGGGTTCGGTACCACCGGAACTGCTGCAGCAGTCACACAGCCTGGCCGAATCCGGAGCAATCCGGATCCATACCCAGGCGGTCGATGCCGCTCTGGCCGCCAGACTGGCAGCCGATTTCGATATGATTCTGCTGGCAACCGGCCTGCCGATGCAGCTCCCGCCGATTATCAAACACACTGCCGACAGCCTGGGGCTGCCGCTGTCGCCGGACGGCCTGCCGATACTGGGAGATGACTGCAGTTGGGGAAAAGGGATCTATGTATCAGGAGCAGCTGCAGCCCTGACCGTAGGCCCGGCAGCCCCGAACATTATCGGGGCACACCTGGCTTTTCGCCGGATTCACGGCCTGCGCAGCATGCGCGAATAG